One Manduca sexta isolate Smith_Timp_Sample1 chromosome 28, JHU_Msex_v1.0, whole genome shotgun sequence DNA window includes the following coding sequences:
- the LOC115456234 gene encoding probable pseudouridine-5'-phosphatase isoform X2, with protein MYHKMVQQICEKYRRVYTKEMQIRMYGVTDREICVTVVRELRLPISADEFETQLESMAQSMLPSAPLLKGAERLLTHLYDYSIPLALATNSTEQAVRLHACARPQLFGMFHHKVSITDPEVDRGKPNPDIYLVAAARFPDKPKPIQIRRWAWRRRKRLACRW; from the exons ATGTACCACAAGATGGTTCAACAGATTTGCGAGAAGTACCGACGAGTGTATACGAAGGAGATGCAAATAAGG ATGTACGGCGTTACGGACCGCGAGATCTGCGTGACGGTGGTGAGGGAGTTGCGGCTGCCGATCTCAGCGGACGAGTTCGAGACGCAGCTCGAGTCCATGGCGCAGAGCATGCTGCCCAGTGCACCGCTGTTGAAGG GTGCAGAGCGTCTGCTGACGCACCTGTACGACTACAGCATTCCATTAGCACTGGCGACTAACTCCACGGAGCAGGCGGTGCGTCTTCACGCATGCGCCAGACCGCAGCTCTTCGGCATGTTCCACCATAAG GTGAGCATAACAGACCCCGAGGTGGACCGCGGCAAGCCGAATCCTGACATCTATCTCGTAGCAGCGGCGCGCTTCCCCGACAAACCCAAGCCAATACAG ATTCGGCGGTGGGCGTGGAGGCGGCGAAAGAGGCTGGCATGCAG GTGGTAA
- the LOC115456234 gene encoding probable pseudouridine-5'-phosphatase isoform X1, with product MYHKMVQQICEKYRRVYTKEMQIRMYGVTDREICVTVVRELRLPISADEFETQLESMAQSMLPSAPLLKGAERLLTHLYDYSIPLALATNSTEQAVRLHACARPQLFGMFHHKVSITDPEVDRGKPNPDIYLVAAARFPDKPKPIQCLVFEDSAVGVEAAKEAGMQVVMVPDPRLTREHTRHATLVLRSLLEFRPELFGLPPFHDDPANTDGRPRP from the exons ATGTACCACAAGATGGTTCAACAGATTTGCGAGAAGTACCGACGAGTGTATACGAAGGAGATGCAAATAAGG ATGTACGGCGTTACGGACCGCGAGATCTGCGTGACGGTGGTGAGGGAGTTGCGGCTGCCGATCTCAGCGGACGAGTTCGAGACGCAGCTCGAGTCCATGGCGCAGAGCATGCTGCCCAGTGCACCGCTGTTGAAGG GTGCAGAGCGTCTGCTGACGCACCTGTACGACTACAGCATTCCATTAGCACTGGCGACTAACTCCACGGAGCAGGCGGTGCGTCTTCACGCATGCGCCAGACCGCAGCTCTTCGGCATGTTCCACCATAAG GTGAGCATAACAGACCCCGAGGTGGACCGCGGCAAGCCGAATCCTGACATCTATCTCGTAGCAGCGGCGCGCTTCCCCGACAAACCCAAGCCAATACAG TGTCTCGTGTTTGAAGATTCGGCGGTGGGCGTGGAGGCGGCGAAAGAGGCTGGCATGCAG GTGGTAATGGTCCCGGACCCTCGTCTCACCCGTGAACACACGCGACATGCGACGTTGGTGCTTCGCTCTCTGCTGGAGTTCCGTCCGGAATTATTTGGTTTGCCGCCGTTCCATGATGACCCCGCCAACACTGATGGACGTCCGCGACCATAG